AAAAGTCCTAAATCCGCAAAAAAAATCCTAAATCTCCTATTGTCCTACTCTCTAGCACGTGTTAATATCAGAATATTAAAAATAATATAAAAACGCTTACAGAAGGAGGACAGACAGTCGACAATTTCATTCACCAAGACGATACATACATTTTCTTGAATTTGGGGAGGACAAAGGATGAAAAAGAGATTGGCAGCTTTAATGAGCGGGGCAATGCTGATGCTTGCGGCATGCGGAGGCGGAAGCGACCAGGCGAGTGGTGACAATAAAGAAAAAATGGTTAAGATCGGAATTACCCAGATTGTTGAGCACCCATCTTTGGATGCGACAAGAGAAGGCTTTATTGCAGCCCTTAAGGATGCTGGCTATGAGGAAGGCAAGAATCTCAAGCTTGATTATCAGAATGCCCAGGGGGACATGAATAACAATGCATCGATTGCCCAAAAGCTGGTTTCGGATAAGAATGATCTTATTTTAGCGATTGCGACACCTAGTGCCCAGGCGGCAGTCCAGGCGACGAAGGATATACCGATTTTGTTCTCTGCCATAACCGATCCTGTCTCTGCCGAGCTTGTACAAAGTTTCGAAAAGCCAGGCGGAAATGCGACTGGAACATCTGATACTCATCCAGATGCCATCAAGAATACAATTGCAGCGATTAAAAAGTTCATTCCTGATGCGAAAAAGGTCGGTATCATATACAACAATGGCGAGCCGAATTCTGTCATAAATGTGAAGAATGCGAAAGAGGCTCTAAAAGAAGAGGGTCTGGAAGTGGTCGAAACAACCATATCAACGAGCGCTGAAGTTAAGCAGGCAGCTGAATCAATGGTTGGACGTGTCGACGTATTGTATATACCAAAGGATAACACTGTTGTAGCTGCACTTGAATCTGTCATCACAGTAGCAAATGACAAGGACATCCCGATCTTTTCCGGTGATGGGGATTCGGTAAAGCGCGGAACGTTTGCGTCCTATGGATTTGATTATCATGACCTTGGATACACAACTGGCAAAATGGCGGTGGAGATTCTGAAGGGCAAAAAGCCAAGCGAAATTCCCGTAGGCTTCCCTGAAAACCTCGAACTGATTGTTAATAAGAAGGCAGCCGAAGAAGAAGGCATTACGCTAACTGAGGATATGCTGAAAGATGCAAAAATCGTTGGAGAATAATCTTTGAAATTAAAAAGATGGCCATTCATTAAATGATGAATGGCCATCTTTAGAATAATGCAAGCTAAGGAGCTTCCCTACTCGTATTTATAGGTGTTGAAATGGAGGATTTGAACGTCCACTTTCACGTCCTCTAAGGAATCCTCCTCTAAGTAAAAGGTATTTGTTCTTTTTACTTCTTTGTATTTTTCAGGGTATGTCCTGTACCATTTTTCGCCGATGTTCAGAACATCAGCATGATTTCTCACTCCATTTGAAAAGGTGGAAATTATTTTCTTTTTAAGATCCTTCTCGATTTCTTTCTTTAATCTATCTTCAGGAATGTCCCTGACCTTTTCCAGCAAATCTGCTTGAGCGCTAACTTCAATGGAAAAATGGGGGGCATCGGTTTCTTTTCCATATTTGATTTTCAATTTTGGGGAAGCAAGCTTGACTACGGCGGCTAGTTCACCCTCTTCTTCTGCTCTTTGGGTCAATGATACTTTCTTTTCCAAAAGCCAATCGATAAAGATTGCTTCCTTAAAAGACAAAGAATTCGTGTACTTTTGCTGTTGGAAAACCACCAGACCATCAAAATATAATACCGGATAGCTTTTATCAGCCTGCCAGCTTTCTTTATCGATTTTGACCAATGGGAGCTTAGCGGAGCCCATCGGCTCATTATATTGTCTTAAGAAGTCCATGAGGGTAGTGGGTTTTATTTCATCTTGAAATAATTCGGTGTCCCCCTTTTTATAAAGAACTGTATAGATTGCAGGATAGTTAAAAAGGGCCTTTATATTTAAAACTTCCTGTATGCTTTCCTCTGTTGTCATCACTCGAAGGGTAGGCCGAAGCGAGCGATTCCTGCCAACTTCCTCAATGACCTCACTGAAGCGATGTGTAACAATTCTTTGACTAAGAAGAAGGGTGATGACATGTCCGAAAAATAATGGTGGTTCTGTTCGATTGTACAGTTTGCTTACTGCAAGGTTCAAAGTTTCTCCTTTTGCGGATGCAATGAATATTGGGACTGGTTCAGTAGGCCTGCTCCCTTCTTGTTTGGCAACATTGGCAAAATTCAACCCTTGCAGGTAAGCAGTATATTCTTCTTTTTCTGGGTCATAGTCCATTCCTATCGCAACGATATACGTCAAATCCTGAATGTTTTTAACGTTAGAGCAGCCACTTAGCATGACACATCCGATAATAATAGAAATAAGACAGCGACTTCTCATGAATGATTTCCACCTCTTGTCGGATCGTCTGGACTTGTTGAGGAGGTTCTTGACTTATAATACTGTGTCGGTGCCTTTAGGAAGGATTTTATGGCTTCCCTCAAGCTAATAGGAGCAATCGAAGCCAGATAAGGCGATCCAAAGGATGAAATGGTCGAAAAGTAAAGAACGGTCAGGAGAAACCCGATGATTACACCGAATAACCCCAGGAAAGTGCTAAGAAAGATAACAGCGAATCGTATAACGGTAATTGCAGAGCTTAGTGACTGATTCACTAAAGTGAAAGATGAAATATAGGTAATAGCAGCCACGACTAACATCGTCGGTGATGTTAATCCGGCCCTGATGGCTGCATCCCCAACAATCAGGCCGCCTAGAACAGCAACTGTCTGCCCGATCGCTCTCGGCAACCGGACACCGGCTTCATTGAATAACTCAAACAAGGAAAGAATGATGAACATTTCAATTGGTGCCGATAAGGGCAATCCAAAGCGGGATACAGAGATCGTGGCTACAAGTAAATAAGGAATTTGTTCAATATTAAATGCAGAGAAAGCGATCCATGTTCCCGGCAAAAAGGCAGAAACAGTGATCCCGAGCATCCTGATTATTCTTTCTAATGAAACATAGGCATAGCTTATGTAACTATCCTCAGGTGATTTCGTTTGCAAAAGCAAATTAATCGGCGCAAAAGACACTGTAGGATTCCCGTCCACAATAAGGGCAAACCGTCCCTGGTTCAGTGCCTCGACAATAAAATCAGGTCTCCCTGTGTAGT
This window of the Mesobacillus jeotgali genome carries:
- a CDS encoding ABC transporter substrate-binding protein, translated to MKKRLAALMSGAMLMLAACGGGSDQASGDNKEKMVKIGITQIVEHPSLDATREGFIAALKDAGYEEGKNLKLDYQNAQGDMNNNASIAQKLVSDKNDLILAIATPSAQAAVQATKDIPILFSAITDPVSAELVQSFEKPGGNATGTSDTHPDAIKNTIAAIKKFIPDAKKVGIIYNNGEPNSVINVKNAKEALKEEGLEVVETTISTSAEVKQAAESMVGRVDVLYIPKDNTVVAALESVITVANDKDIPIFSGDGDSVKRGTFASYGFDYHDLGYTTGKMAVEILKGKKPSEIPVGFPENLELIVNKKAAEEEGITLTEDMLKDAKIVGE
- a CDS encoding Ger(x)C family spore germination protein → MRSRCLISIIIGCVMLSGCSNVKNIQDLTYIVAIGMDYDPEKEEYTAYLQGLNFANVAKQEGSRPTEPVPIFIASAKGETLNLAVSKLYNRTEPPLFFGHVITLLLSQRIVTHRFSEVIEEVGRNRSLRPTLRVMTTEESIQEVLNIKALFNYPAIYTVLYKKGDTELFQDEIKPTTLMDFLRQYNEPMGSAKLPLVKIDKESWQADKSYPVLYFDGLVVFQQQKYTNSLSFKEAIFIDWLLEKKVSLTQRAEEEGELAAVVKLASPKLKIKYGKETDAPHFSIEVSAQADLLEKVRDIPEDRLKKEIEKDLKKKIISTFSNGVRNHADVLNIGEKWYRTYPEKYKEVKRTNTFYLEEDSLEDVKVDVQILHFNTYKYE
- a CDS encoding spore germination protein — encoded protein: MARTINSNPPHKPSLIEKAKEQLKNSQDLVCKEHKTDMGSFEIVYLESLIDIQYLDQYILPKIGTDSEGSPKEKLTALFQAADVTSKPLEEVIDLLLGGNVLFRFQEELLSIQAADLPKRQPEESALETSIRGPKDGFVEDLKTNISLIRRRLNTPSLCLEKYTIGKRSKTKVAILYIDDLIDKRVLSEIRKRMSTVEMDILTSIYDLESKIRDRPLSFFPTMDYTGRPDFIVEALNQGRFALIVDGNPTVSFAPINLLLQTKSPEDSYISYAYVSLERIIRMLGITVSAFLPGTWIAFSAFNIEQIPYLLVATISVSRFGLPLSAPIEMFIILSLFELFNEAGVRLPRAIGQTVAVLGGLIVGDAAIRAGLTSPTMLVVAAITYISSFTLVNQSLSSAITVIRFAVIFLSTFLGLFGVIIGFLLTVLYFSTISSFGSPYLASIAPISLREAIKSFLKAPTQYYKSRTSSTSPDDPTRGGNHS